Below is a window of Drosophila willistoni isolate 14030-0811.24 chromosome XR unlocalized genomic scaffold, UCI_dwil_1.1 Seg144, whole genome shotgun sequence DNA.
TGGTCTATTATTCGATAATTCCCTGCTTTATATGCACAACATAACTGGGGGCGTCTAAGTAAGAGAATTGTCAACTATAAAAGTTAAAGCTCCATATAAAGTTAACCACATATAGACACAGCAAGTCACACGATCATGACAAGATATCAGTTGCTCCTTTTAACCATCTGTTTGACAGTGTCGGCAGTCTTGGCAGAGCCAGCCGGCCATGTCAGACGCCAACGTCTTCGGTTTTTGGCCCGCCAAGAGGCAGCCGTGCCCACACCTTATCCATTGGCTTCAGAACTGAAACCCGAAGAGCCAGCCCTAATCTATGGCCCACCCCAGGGCAATGAGGAGCAGGAGCCAGAGCCAACAGTCACATTGAATCCTCAAGCCGAAGAATTGGATACCGAAGAAAACTTATTGGAGGTGACCACACAAAGTGTTCAGCCAGCTCGTTTGCGTCAATTTGGTCGCCAAAGATTGGCTAAACTTCAAATTAAAAGCACTCAACGGAAATCTGCACGCCTCGAGGAATTGCCCCTAGAGGGTGAAATAGAACCcgtggctgctgttgctcctgctgctgctcctgctcctgctgttgTGCCTGCAGCAGTTGCCCCAGCAGTGATCAATCCAGCACTTGCATCGGCTGTGCCACAATTTTATTATGTAGGTGCCCCGCAGCAGCCGTACACAATCCTGGCCTACAGTGCATCGCCCACGGGCTCCCAGCAATTGGCTTGGTAAAGAATCACATATTACATCTACAAACTCGCAACTCtctagaaaataaataaaaatttgttatgttAAAATGGTAAACGAAATGCAATTTTTCTTCatgtaaatgttttttgttccataaatatttgtaaaagAATTTTAGGTGTTTAATCTAAACCAAAACTTGAGGCTGACTaggaatttattttatatttatataaattcttggTGAAAATATCTTAGAGTTCCTCGTAGAATCCGAGTCTGGTGGACGAAAAAAATGAACCGCCCTTTTGAACATTCTTtctaaacgaaaaaaaaacccattgTTGCAATATTTTTATCTTCTCAACTTTGGATTGGATTGctaaatataaaatactttttaGGTGTTGACTTTTAATAGTTAATAGTTGGAATAtctattttaaaaatgttaaataattTTAGCTATAATTTGGCACacaatttttacattttagtGGATTTTAAGAACAAACTATATAAAGTAGAgctttatatacaaaaattgcaaaaaatattcaaaaatttttattttagtatTTTGTTCCAATATTGGTTTTAAGTGTTAACAAAGAATATTTGTTTCTTAACAAGATTAATCCCAGCAAATCTAATCACTTGTTGGTTGAATGAAAACgtaaaattaacttttagtTACATGAATCATTTATCATAATATttattctatatatttacttgAATATTGGTCTGCATGCAAATGGGAAATATCGATCCTGTCGTATAGGACTAATATGAATAAATTTAATGATATTCGATCGTATCCAATTAGAATAAAACATACCCAATGCCATTTGAAATCTTTACAGGATTCATTGATgcatattattttgtttaccaaGTCGAAATTTAAGCATTGTCAAAAGGAAAACAATCGAatctatttaaatttcaattaaaagtaaaacatttactgaaaattgtatatatagaaTTCGCTTTTTGTACTTTTGAAAGCACAAGATTTTAATGGCAGTGTATAATCAAACCATTTATGGCTCTAAGATTGGCCTTTTCAGCAAGGATTTAAGTCCTACGTCCTTGCATACGCCTGGCATTATTGACATTTTTTCTTGTGACCCCTCCTGGTATTATTATCGCATGAAACCAACATCTCATTTCGCATCATTTGCCTGTAACAATAGCTCAAGAGTACGTCCTAACACTGCTACCTCAAAACACCGATGAATTTCACCTCCTTTCAACTCCTTTCTCTGAGTCTGCTCCTTGAGGCAAAGTTTCAACGCTGTCCGCCGTCTATCGTGTTGCCGccttttgttgctgttgttgttgttgtgcatTTTCCTTGCAATTTTATGGCCAACTAGTTGTATTTGCCCTCGGCTTATAACCATTATTGGCAGCAGtctgcttttcttttcttttattttatatttttccttttctctccagttttctctttctttgttCGATGCATTTTTAATGCTTTCTCTTCAATCCAGTGGAGTATAGAGGTTTTCATAGGGGGGAAGTTGGCTAGAGAAGCCTTTTTCTCACTCCTCCCAGCTCTCTTtccttctctatctctctctctctctctctctatctctctatctGGGTTGTTGCTATTTTGCATTTCGTTTCGATGCATTTAAGTGGGTTTGAGTGGTAGAGTGATTTGAGCATCAATTCTAGTTTAAAATGCCATAAATATTTACTGTGTATATGGAATAGCCAAAGCGTTGATAGCCAGTCTCAAAACAggttatttcaattaatttatttaaatttcaattgatGTTAATCACAGtattttgctttaaaattCGCTTCAAAAACaactataaataaataattgcatCTATATAATTGTTATCCATAATTAACTTATCGAAAAttccattaaaatttattttattgatagcAGATTTAGCTTAGATTTccataatttatttttcaaatcaaagaAATTGGTAATTAGTTTTAATCATTCAAACATAAATTCATAGAATAAGGTCGGAAACGCATCTGTCTGTCtatggcgactttaatataccatttcacccta
It encodes the following:
- the LOC6639236 gene encoding uncharacterized protein LOC6639236; translation: MTRYQLLLLTICLTVSAVLAEPAGHVRRQRLRFLARQEAAVPTPYPLASELKPEEPALIYGPPQGNEEQEPEPTVTLNPQAEELDTEENLLEVTTQSVQPARLRQFGRQRLAKLQIKSTQRKSARLEELPLEGEIEPVAAVAPAAAPAPAVVPAAVAPAVINPALASAVPQFYYVGAPQQPYTILAYSASPTGSQQLAW